A region from the Oceanidesulfovibrio marinus genome encodes:
- a CDS encoding ABC transporter ATP-binding protein, whose protein sequence is MTRKTGHTIVRVLGVTKSFRMGKVEVRALKGVDLEIFAGEYISIMGPSGSGKSTLFNMIGGLDKPSDGKVFIDEVDISQLDAYELAWLRNRKIGYIFQTFNLIPVMTALENVTLPMTFAGMNSEVAADKGIELLKLVGLGERFQHKPLELSGGQQQRVAVARSLANDPAIILADEPTGNLDLKTGEEIIDLLKTLSHDRGVTVISATHDYKMLNVSDRVVWIRDGRVDKVEHRAELDITVGGIGMESQEARPVGDQTAGSQSTGPNTTGEEGAGA, encoded by the coding sequence ATGACTCGAAAAACGGGACACACCATAGTCCGCGTCCTGGGCGTGACCAAGAGCTTCCGCATGGGCAAGGTCGAGGTTCGCGCGCTCAAGGGCGTCGACCTCGAAATATTCGCCGGCGAGTACATCTCCATCATGGGCCCTTCCGGCTCGGGCAAGTCCACCCTCTTCAACATGATCGGCGGGCTGGACAAACCCTCGGACGGCAAGGTCTTCATCGACGAGGTGGATATCTCCCAGCTGGACGCCTACGAGCTGGCCTGGCTGCGCAACCGCAAGATCGGCTACATCTTCCAGACCTTCAATCTCATCCCGGTGATGACCGCGCTGGAAAACGTGACCCTGCCCATGACCTTTGCCGGCATGAACTCCGAGGTGGCGGCGGACAAGGGCATCGAGCTGCTCAAGCTCGTGGGCCTGGGCGAACGGTTCCAGCACAAACCGCTGGAGCTCTCCGGCGGCCAGCAGCAACGCGTGGCCGTCGCGCGATCCCTGGCCAACGATCCGGCCATCATCCTGGCCGACGAACCCACCGGCAACCTCGACCTCAAGACCGGCGAGGAGATCATCGACCTGCTCAAGACCCTGAGCCATGACCGCGGCGTCACCGTCATCTCGGCCACGCACGACTACAAGATGCTCAACGTCTCGGACCGCGTGGTCTGGATACGCGACGGCCGGGTGGACAAGGTGGAGCACCGCGCCGAGCTGGACATCACCGTGGGCGGCATCGGCATGGAAAGCCAGGAGGCTCGGCCCGTGGGGGACCAGACCGCCGGGTCGCAATCCACCGGGCCCAACACCACCGGGGAGGAAGGGGCCGGCGCATGA
- a CDS encoding ABC transporter permease, whose protein sequence is MSPTEPHAGHPAPKGDDSISRQIVLPWAKSFEISYKNLKVRFFRSMITVLSLVLAVAFLNFILTTTDLAQGFLNTGGEEAVKQLSEAGFDVHETAMTVGTGAKERWIVILSLLVCTVGIVNAQLMSVTERFREIGIMKCLGALDSIVLRLFLLEAGMQGLAGSFAGALLGFFFSALNGLVRFGWGSVSGLNPADVLASMGMSIGAGLLLSLIGVFYPAVVAARMQPVVAMSAEH, encoded by the coding sequence ATGAGTCCGACTGAACCCCACGCCGGCCATCCGGCCCCAAAAGGCGACGATTCCATCTCGCGCCAGATCGTTCTGCCGTGGGCCAAGTCGTTCGAGATCAGCTACAAGAACCTCAAGGTCCGCTTCTTCCGCTCCATGATCACGGTGCTCAGCCTGGTGCTGGCCGTGGCCTTTCTCAACTTTATCCTCACCACCACCGACCTTGCCCAGGGCTTTCTGAACACCGGCGGCGAGGAAGCGGTCAAGCAGCTCTCCGAAGCCGGTTTCGACGTGCACGAGACCGCCATGACCGTGGGCACCGGCGCCAAGGAGCGCTGGATCGTGATCCTCTCGCTGCTGGTCTGCACCGTGGGCATCGTCAATGCGCAGCTCATGTCCGTGACGGAACGCTTCCGCGAGATCGGCATCATGAAATGCCTGGGCGCGCTGGACTCTATCGTGCTGCGGCTCTTTCTTCTGGAGGCGGGAATGCAGGGGCTCGCCGGCTCCTTTGCCGGCGCGCTGCTCGGCTTTTTCTTTTCAGCGCTCAACGGGCTCGTACGCTTCGGCTGGGGCTCCGTGTCCGGGCTGAACCCGGCGGACGTGCTCGCATCCATGGGCATGTCCATCGGCGCGGGCCTGCTGCTCAGCCTGATCGGCGTCTTTTACCCGGCGGTGGTGGCGGCGCGCATGCAACCCGTGGTCGCCATGAGCGCGGAACATTAG
- a CDS encoding polysaccharide deacetylase family protein produces MIVKYEVSALWRTPRDRTRLVERIEDAVRRGLAMRSEESDTAVFFRADDVAVPGERCARMFAVFHKHAAPLDAAVTPAWATALRAAGLLDMAGGPARVDFHTHGWRHVNHEPLEMPGPDGKRRKKCEFGPARDPERKRRDLERGMDRLQTLFADSFIPVFTPPWNRCDAEALGDIKELGYAAISRDDGASPAAPAGLDDFPVLVDLHTRREENPDAGMEALLEELAQGLSRPVCGIMLHHQRMNGVAADFVDALLHVLADCEGVQIRGLRAILSR; encoded by the coding sequence ATGATCGTCAAATACGAGGTCTCCGCGCTGTGGCGCACGCCGCGTGACAGGACACGACTCGTTGAACGCATCGAGGACGCGGTGCGCCGCGGCCTGGCCATGCGGTCCGAAGAGTCAGACACCGCGGTTTTTTTCCGCGCCGACGACGTGGCCGTGCCGGGCGAGCGTTGCGCGCGGATGTTCGCCGTATTCCACAAGCACGCAGCCCCCCTGGACGCGGCTGTGACGCCGGCGTGGGCCACGGCCTTGCGCGCCGCAGGCCTGCTGGACATGGCGGGCGGCCCGGCGCGGGTGGACTTCCACACCCACGGCTGGCGGCATGTAAACCACGAGCCGCTGGAAATGCCTGGTCCAGACGGCAAGCGCCGCAAGAAGTGTGAATTCGGACCGGCGCGCGACCCGGAGCGGAAACGGCGCGACCTGGAACGCGGCATGGACCGGCTCCAGACTTTGTTCGCGGACTCGTTCATCCCGGTGTTCACGCCGCCGTGGAACCGCTGTGACGCCGAGGCGCTGGGCGACATCAAGGAGCTGGGCTACGCGGCCATCTCCCGCGATGATGGCGCTTCTCCAGCGGCTCCGGCCGGGCTCGATGATTTTCCCGTGCTGGTGGATCTGCACACCCGCCGCGAGGAGAACCCGGACGCCGGAATGGAAGCGCTGCTGGAGGAGCTGGCCCAGGGGCTGTCCCGGCCGGTGTGCGGTATCATGCTCCACCACCAGCGTATGAACGGAGTTGCGGCGGATTTCGTGGACGCCCTGCTCCATGTTCTCGCCGATTGCGAGGGGGTGCAAATAAGGGGATTGCGGGCTATTCTCAGCCGTTGA
- a CDS encoding glycosyltransferase family protein, with translation MRVLHYSQHVLGVGHFFRSLALAQALEGHEVVMVSGGSPVDVALPGHVTHRLLPPLMMDADFQGFIPEENDPEAEKARLARIEDQRRAALLDILEETRPDVFVVELFPFGRKRFAFELVPALERFRAMGRGPAVCSVRDILVEKSNQAKFEKRVLGWMNGLFDGLMIHSDPELVRFEETFPRLAEIDAEVGYTGYVVSEPVPGAGAALRAELSIAPKEPFVVASAGGGAVGGDLVASAVAASVRLSATLPHRLDAFTGPFAEDTALEALCSLSIPAGESEPAGHIHCARFTDRFPAYLDAADLSVSMAGYNTTMALLAARTFGLVLPFDQNREQRMRAERLQERGALAVLETADLEPDRLAGLMDEALRRSHERGPVDHGIRLDGAAQSAHFLERLTNSFKGRS, from the coding sequence ATGAGAGTCCTTCACTATAGTCAGCACGTGCTCGGCGTGGGCCACTTCTTCCGCAGCTTGGCCCTGGCCCAGGCGCTGGAAGGCCACGAGGTGGTCATGGTCTCGGGCGGCTCGCCCGTGGACGTGGCCCTGCCCGGCCATGTGACGCACAGGCTGCTGCCGCCCTTGATGATGGATGCGGACTTCCAGGGTTTCATACCGGAAGAAAACGACCCCGAGGCCGAGAAGGCCCGGCTGGCGCGCATCGAGGACCAACGCCGCGCCGCGCTGCTCGATATTCTGGAGGAGACCCGGCCGGACGTCTTTGTGGTGGAGCTCTTCCCATTCGGCCGCAAGCGCTTTGCCTTTGAGCTGGTCCCGGCCCTGGAGCGGTTCCGGGCCATGGGTCGTGGCCCAGCCGTGTGCAGCGTGCGCGACATCCTGGTGGAGAAATCGAACCAGGCCAAGTTCGAGAAACGGGTGCTGGGCTGGATGAACGGCCTTTTCGACGGCCTGATGATCCACAGCGACCCGGAGCTGGTGCGCTTCGAGGAGACCTTCCCGCGGCTGGCGGAGATCGACGCCGAGGTGGGCTACACCGGCTATGTGGTGTCGGAGCCCGTGCCCGGCGCGGGCGCGGCCCTGCGCGCAGAGCTTTCCATTGCGCCGAAGGAGCCCTTTGTGGTGGCCAGCGCCGGCGGCGGCGCCGTGGGTGGCGATCTCGTGGCCTCTGCCGTGGCCGCCTCGGTCCGCCTCAGCGCCACGCTGCCCCACCGGCTGGACGCCTTTACCGGCCCGTTTGCCGAGGACACCGCCCTGGAGGCGCTCTGCTCCCTGAGCATTCCGGCCGGGGAAAGCGAGCCGGCCGGGCACATCCATTGCGCGCGCTTCACCGACCGCTTCCCGGCGTATCTGGACGCGGCCGATCTCTCCGTATCCATGGCCGGGTACAACACCACCATGGCGCTGCTGGCCGCGCGCACCTTCGGCCTGGTGCTGCCCTTTGACCAGAACCGCGAGCAGCGCATGCGCGCCGAGCGGCTGCAGGAACGCGGCGCACTGGCTGTTCTGGAAACAGCGGACCTGGAGCCGGACCGCCTGGCCGGGCTGATGGACGAGGCTCTGCGCCGCAGCCACGAGCGCGGCCCTGTGGATCACGGCATTCGGCTGGACGGCGCGGCCCAAAGCGCGCATTTTCTGGAGAGGCTGACCAACTCCTTCAAGGGGCGATCATGA
- a CDS encoding histidine phosphatase family protein, with protein sequence MSAARTLFGLMRHAQTEWNRDKIIQGQSESILTPEGREAAKGWGRALAGRGYQRIIASDLLRTRNTAALVNETLQLPVEYDSRLREQDWGRWVGSTVRELREKDPAAVAYQEAMGWEFRPPGGENRLELLERSMNALLDAAERYLGERILVVCHGGVLKAVTHHLLAMEFLPEEGNPLMPYHLHRVAAAGGVLTLEKLNEPLT encoded by the coding sequence ATGAGCGCCGCCCGCACCCTGTTCGGCCTCATGCGCCACGCCCAGACCGAGTGGAACCGCGACAAGATCATTCAGGGCCAGAGCGAGTCCATCCTTACGCCGGAGGGCCGGGAGGCCGCCAAGGGATGGGGCCGCGCACTGGCCGGCCGCGGCTACCAGCGCATCATCGCCAGCGACCTGCTCCGCACGCGGAACACCGCCGCCCTGGTCAACGAGACGTTGCAGCTGCCTGTAGAGTACGATTCCCGCCTGCGCGAGCAGGACTGGGGGCGCTGGGTGGGCAGCACCGTGCGCGAACTGCGCGAGAAAGACCCGGCCGCGGTGGCGTATCAGGAAGCCATGGGCTGGGAGTTCCGGCCGCCCGGCGGCGAGAACCGGTTGGAGCTGCTGGAGCGCTCCATGAATGCCCTGCTGGACGCGGCGGAACGATACCTCGGCGAACGCATCCTGGTGGTCTGCCACGGCGGCGTGCTCAAGGCCGTCACCCACCACCTGCTGGCCATGGAGTTTCTGCCCGAGGAGGGCAACCCGCTGATGCCGTACCACCTGCACCGCGTGGCTGCGGCGGGCGGAGTGCTCACCCTGGAAAAGCTCAACGAGCCGCTTACATGA
- a CDS encoding glycosyltransferase family 4 protein yields the protein MRLAFYTPFVPLNHPKPSGDTAIARSIVDFLRRRGHTVSETSHFSSTWLWLRPWKLPGLLKARREFRQALQENNPDAVLVYHSYYRAPDLLSPLAAAQGLPVFHFGSAYASRRRKSLRTRPGYELNLKSLRLAAHCFTLKRPEYENLLRIMEPERVTYIRPGIETQRFTPDDDARLLLRVRWNVPAETPLILTVAMLRPGTKSEGVVQALRALARLHTDGVDFRYVVVGDGPEQSALRHMADELIPGKARFIGRIASVELPAVYSASDCYAFPGINEGLGMAYLEAQCAGLPAVGWDRWGAAECIVHGETGFVTPAWDTNAFADAIQTLATDPATRLKMGRAARKHVLAGHDRDRNYVRMERVMESHLGGGRTEGHAAVTQSAAPEITQ from the coding sequence ATGCGCCTCGCCTTCTACACTCCCTTTGTCCCGCTGAACCACCCCAAGCCGTCCGGGGACACGGCCATTGCCCGGTCCATCGTGGACTTTTTGCGCCGCCGTGGTCATACGGTGAGCGAGACCTCGCATTTTTCCTCCACCTGGCTGTGGCTGCGGCCGTGGAAGCTGCCCGGATTGCTCAAGGCCCGGCGCGAGTTCCGGCAGGCGTTGCAGGAAAACAATCCGGACGCCGTGCTCGTCTACCACAGCTACTACCGCGCGCCCGATCTTCTGAGCCCGCTTGCTGCGGCGCAGGGGCTGCCGGTCTTCCACTTCGGCTCGGCCTACGCCTCCCGCCGGCGCAAGAGCCTGCGCACACGGCCCGGCTATGAGCTGAACCTCAAGAGCCTGCGGCTGGCCGCCCACTGCTTCACCCTCAAGCGGCCGGAGTACGAGAACCTGCTGCGCATCATGGAGCCGGAGCGCGTCACCTACATCCGCCCGGGCATCGAGACCCAGCGCTTCACTCCGGACGACGACGCCAGGCTGCTCCTGCGCGTGCGTTGGAACGTGCCGGCGGAGACGCCCCTCATCCTCACCGTGGCCATGCTGCGGCCCGGCACCAAGAGCGAAGGCGTGGTGCAGGCGCTGCGCGCCCTGGCCCGGCTGCACACGGACGGCGTGGACTTCCGCTACGTGGTCGTGGGCGACGGCCCGGAGCAAAGCGCCCTGCGCCACATGGCGGACGAGCTCATCCCCGGCAAGGCGCGCTTCATCGGCCGCATCGCCTCGGTGGAGCTGCCCGCGGTCTACTCCGCCTCCGACTGCTACGCCTTTCCCGGCATCAACGAGGGCCTGGGCATGGCCTACCTGGAGGCGCAGTGCGCCGGCCTGCCCGCCGTGGGCTGGGACCGCTGGGGCGCGGCCGAGTGCATCGTCCACGGCGAGACCGGCTTCGTCACCCCGGCGTGGGACACAAACGCCTTTGCCGACGCCATCCAGACCCTGGCCACCGATCCGGCCACACGTTTGAAGATGGGACGCGCTGCGCGAAAGCACGTGCTGGCCGGGCACGACCGCGACCGCAACTACGTGCGCATGGAGCGCGTCATGGAATCGCACCTGGGAGGCGGCCGCACCGAGGGCCACGCCGCAGTCACCCAATCCGCCGCCCCGGAGATCACCCAATGA
- a CDS encoding glycosyltransferase family 4 protein yields MSTRSGKQEKQGRQLGLVLKGYPRISETFIANEIRLLEELGFDIHIISMRKPRESFTHDCVKRIRAKVSYLPEHLYRNLPRFLYHNILQYLRDPKRYRAGLKLMRERLRDTSSPKATVRHLLQAGYLVHKFLPRTDIGHLHAHFAHSPTSVAQFASLLSGLNFSFTAHAKDIYTQLPERVAQKMARAAFVVTCTQYNRRCLETIAADHGFADKTVACVYHGIDLTLFSANGRQPGTEPPYSLLTVARFVPKKGLTTIIDALEALAADGVAFTWTLVGDGEMKGALQKRLEASPIKDRVVLAGTLAHHDVLELYEKADCFVLGCRIATNGDRDGIPNVVAEAMAMGVPVAATTVSGIPELVEHESTGLLCNPEDPGALAANLRRLLTDAELRARIIPAARAKVEEVFDNTKEIRELARIYRTYAHVGEGLDFNIPLSPHPEDPCELDESTGAASEATGDGAHERPSA; encoded by the coding sequence ATGAGCACGCGCTCCGGGAAGCAGGAAAAACAGGGACGGCAGCTGGGCCTCGTGCTCAAAGGCTACCCCAGAATCTCCGAGACGTTCATCGCCAACGAGATCCGCCTTCTCGAAGAGCTCGGTTTCGACATCCACATCATCTCCATGCGCAAGCCGCGGGAGAGCTTCACCCACGATTGCGTCAAGCGCATCCGCGCCAAGGTGAGCTATTTGCCGGAGCATCTGTACCGCAATCTGCCCAGATTTCTGTACCATAATATTCTGCAGTACCTGCGTGACCCCAAGCGCTACCGCGCCGGCCTGAAGCTGATGCGCGAGCGCCTGCGCGACACCAGCAGCCCCAAGGCCACGGTCAGGCATCTGCTCCAGGCCGGCTACCTGGTGCACAAGTTCCTGCCGCGCACGGACATCGGCCACCTGCACGCGCACTTCGCCCACTCGCCCACGTCCGTTGCGCAGTTCGCCTCGCTCTTGTCCGGGCTGAACTTCAGCTTCACGGCCCACGCCAAGGACATCTACACGCAGCTCCCGGAGCGCGTGGCCCAGAAGATGGCCCGCGCCGCCTTCGTGGTCACCTGCACGCAGTACAACCGCCGCTGCCTGGAAACCATCGCCGCCGACCACGGCTTTGCGGACAAGACTGTGGCCTGCGTCTACCACGGCATCGACCTCACGCTCTTCTCGGCCAACGGTCGCCAGCCCGGAACCGAGCCGCCCTACTCCCTGCTCACGGTGGCGCGGTTCGTACCCAAGAAGGGCCTGACCACTATTATCGACGCCCTGGAAGCCTTGGCCGCCGACGGCGTGGCCTTCACCTGGACCCTGGTCGGCGACGGCGAGATGAAGGGCGCGCTGCAAAAGCGCCTGGAGGCTTCGCCCATCAAGGACCGCGTGGTCCTGGCCGGAACCCTGGCCCACCACGATGTGCTGGAGCTGTACGAAAAGGCGGACTGCTTTGTGCTGGGCTGCCGCATCGCCACCAACGGCGACCGCGACGGCATCCCCAACGTGGTTGCCGAGGCCATGGCCATGGGCGTTCCTGTGGCCGCCACCACGGTCTCCGGCATCCCGGAGCTTGTGGAGCACGAGTCCACCGGCCTGCTCTGCAATCCCGAGGACCCCGGCGCCCTGGCCGCCAACCTGCGCCGGCTGCTCACGGACGCGGAGCTGCGCGCGCGGATCATCCCCGCGGCCCGCGCCAAGGTCGAGGAAGTCTTCGACAATACCAAGGAAATCCGAGAGCTTGCGCGCATCTACCGCACCTATGCCCACGTGGGGGAAGGGCTGGACTTCAATATTCCCCTGAGCCCGCATCCCGAGGACCCGTGCGAGCTGGACGAAAGCACCGGCGCGGCGTCCGAGGCCACGGGCGACGGTGCGCACGAGCGGCCGTCCGCGTAG
- a CDS encoding glycosyltransferase family protein, producing MPPSTYNILMYSHDTYGLGHIRRTMAIASHLLGPGVNILILTGSPIVGRFTFPEGVDFVRIPGMIKKSNSVYVPHSIKVNAKHALHIRRNIITATARAFDPKLFIVDKVPLGLKGEVEPTLRWFKKTRPNTKVILGLRDILDDAESTIQEWVQREYYRALEELYSEIWVYGTQQVYDPITEYEIPEAISRKMIFTGYIPRAVPPKHFGKRLERNDDRCKVVVTTGGGGDGYPVLDAYLRMLENHPDAPLRSTMISGPFLPPDMRDEIAVRARALGVLFTGFSRKIEKEMAKADVIVSMGGYNTVCETLSLRKPSLIIPRESPRMEQRIRAQVLSDRGLTRYLPWSELDPESLYASVMDTIEAQEPMRRAIQDFPMTGLEVMRSRLSTFRREEA from the coding sequence ATGCCCCCGTCCACCTACAACATCCTCATGTACTCCCATGACACCTACGGTCTGGGACACATCCGGCGCACCATGGCCATCGCGTCCCACCTGCTGGGGCCGGGGGTCAACATCCTCATCCTCACGGGCTCGCCTATCGTGGGCCGCTTCACCTTTCCGGAGGGCGTGGACTTTGTCCGCATCCCGGGCATGATCAAGAAGTCGAACTCCGTCTACGTGCCCCACTCCATCAAGGTGAACGCCAAGCACGCCCTGCACATCCGGCGCAACATCATCACGGCCACGGCGCGAGCTTTCGATCCCAAGCTGTTCATCGTGGACAAGGTGCCGCTGGGCCTCAAGGGCGAGGTGGAGCCCACCCTGCGCTGGTTCAAGAAGACCCGGCCCAACACCAAGGTGATCCTCGGCCTGCGCGACATCCTGGACGACGCCGAGTCCACCATCCAGGAGTGGGTGCAGCGGGAGTACTACCGCGCTCTGGAAGAACTCTACTCCGAAATATGGGTCTACGGCACGCAGCAGGTCTACGACCCCATCACCGAGTACGAGATTCCCGAGGCTATCAGCCGCAAGATGATCTTTACCGGATACATCCCCCGCGCCGTTCCGCCCAAGCACTTTGGCAAGCGGCTGGAGCGGAACGACGACCGCTGCAAGGTGGTGGTCACCACGGGCGGCGGCGGCGACGGCTACCCGGTGCTGGACGCCTACCTGCGCATGCTGGAGAACCACCCGGACGCCCCGCTTCGCTCCACCATGATCTCCGGGCCGTTCCTGCCACCGGACATGCGCGACGAGATCGCCGTGCGAGCCCGCGCCCTGGGCGTGCTCTTCACCGGCTTCTCCCGCAAGATAGAGAAGGAGATGGCCAAGGCGGACGTCATCGTCTCCATGGGCGGCTACAACACGGTCTGCGAGACGCTCTCCCTGCGCAAGCCATCGCTGATCATCCCCAGGGAATCTCCACGCATGGAGCAGCGCATCCGCGCCCAGGTGCTCTCCGACCGCGGGCTGACGCGCTACCTGCCCTGGAGCGAGCTGGACCCCGAATCCCTGTACGCGTCGGTCATGGACACCATTGAGGCGCAGGAGCCCATGCGCCGCGCCATCCAGGACTTCCCCATGACCGGGCTCGAGGTCATGCGCTCCCGGCTCTCCACCTTCCGCAGGGAAGAGGCATGA
- a CDS encoding methyltransferase domain-containing protein, with product MNAADQQQRLEALISSISHPDLWRPVEEVEQVLTTGSIEGTGDPNTKDFLLVDVSGKEILDLGCNVGYYTYLALKRGAKHVVGEDIIPESLEIARILGEKHNCPGAEFREGSFFTRNGAQHEMVFFIDIIGNNSVREGRAVDQFDAAVRAVGKELIISVRPVFVPERHLAGLKGAPPLEQIWEELRETYGGEYCRGDHFYFLEWAHDRLGPGWKVNPLPDDENMAYSIRKQIFHIVRKDG from the coding sequence ATGAACGCGGCAGACCAGCAACAACGACTCGAAGCACTTATTTCCAGCATCTCCCACCCCGACCTCTGGCGTCCGGTGGAGGAGGTGGAGCAGGTGCTCACCACCGGCTCCATTGAAGGCACGGGCGACCCCAACACCAAGGACTTCCTGCTGGTGGACGTGAGCGGCAAGGAAATCCTCGATCTGGGCTGCAACGTCGGCTACTACACATACCTTGCTCTCAAACGCGGTGCAAAGCACGTAGTCGGAGAGGACATCATACCGGAATCGTTGGAAATAGCGCGGATACTGGGCGAGAAGCACAACTGCCCGGGCGCAGAGTTTCGCGAGGGCAGCTTCTTTACCCGAAACGGCGCACAGCACGAGATGGTCTTTTTCATCGACATCATCGGCAACAACTCCGTGCGCGAGGGGCGCGCCGTGGACCAATTCGACGCTGCGGTGCGCGCTGTTGGCAAGGAGCTGATCATCTCCGTGCGGCCGGTCTTCGTGCCGGAGCGGCATCTGGCCGGGCTCAAGGGTGCGCCGCCGCTGGAGCAGATCTGGGAAGAGCTCCGGGAAACATACGGCGGGGAGTACTGCCGCGGCGACCATTTCTACTTTCTGGAGTGGGCGCACGATCGTCTGGGCCCTGGCTGGAAGGTCAACCCGCTGCCCGACGATGAGAATATGGCGTACTCCATCCGCAAGCAGATTTTCCACATCGTCCGCAAAGACGGCTGA
- a CDS encoding CatB-related O-acetyltransferase encodes MVKVPYLSDIAEHDTRLTAGEHSYGEIEISGSGARVIVGRFCSIAENVRAVIVGHNLEHVSTYPFNLLFHDWPEAQELTGHPVHKGDLVIGNDVWIGQDSLLLGGVTIGDGAVVGAGAVVSKDVPPYAVVAGNPARVVKKRFSDADIETLLSIRWWDWPLDTVRANVHLLMSGDVAGLARAAELA; translated from the coding sequence ATGGTCAAGGTTCCGTACCTGAGCGACATAGCCGAGCACGACACCCGCCTGACCGCCGGCGAGCACAGCTACGGCGAGATCGAGATCAGCGGCTCGGGTGCGCGCGTCATCGTAGGCCGGTTCTGCTCCATTGCCGAGAACGTCCGCGCCGTGATCGTGGGCCACAACCTGGAGCACGTCTCCACCTACCCCTTCAATCTGCTTTTCCACGACTGGCCCGAGGCGCAGGAGCTGACCGGCCACCCCGTGCACAAGGGCGACCTGGTCATCGGCAACGACGTCTGGATCGGGCAGGACTCCCTGCTGCTGGGCGGCGTCACCATCGGCGACGGCGCCGTGGTCGGCGCAGGCGCGGTGGTCAGCAAGGATGTGCCGCCATACGCCGTTGTCGCCGGCAACCCGGCCCGCGTGGTCAAGAAGCGCTTCTCCGACGCGGACATCGAGACGCTGCTCTCCATCCGCTGGTGGGACTGGCCTTTGGACACGGTCCGCGCCAATGTCCACCTGCTGATGAGCGGCGACGTGGCCGGGCTGGCCCGGGCGGCGGAGCTGGCATGA
- a CDS encoding glycosyltransferase, protein MMLVPQAALSVGVVAERKYFVPYRDAMTRAIQAEGFEARALTNIDYADHGDLDAFLVIGPHKYRGRLKNHDRYIFAAVQTEQFPTPEAGAYTFGQERYEIFQEFAPEYDVIFEWHRNTARFLAKRYQHIVWLPYGSFDEMRYPECEPDAQAEPEYDFVFIGALEGVDGRRDALLEAIAKRWSVYPESQGVWKAKKGKALASARIALNIHFDHGATFESPRLFEYLTNGRFTLSETAADPHPFVEGRDYAAFFANQLVDKAAWWLNHPEERAAMAAQGRATAQKYPIEEAARTVIRRLLVEKARRNDL, encoded by the coding sequence ATGATGCTGGTCCCCCAGGCCGCGCTCTCCGTGGGCGTCGTGGCGGAGCGCAAGTACTTCGTCCCGTACCGGGATGCCATGACCCGCGCCATCCAGGCCGAGGGGTTCGAGGCCCGCGCGCTCACGAACATCGACTACGCGGATCACGGCGACCTCGACGCCTTTCTGGTCATCGGCCCGCACAAGTACCGCGGCAGACTGAAGAACCACGACCGCTACATCTTCGCCGCCGTGCAGACCGAGCAGTTCCCCACGCCAGAGGCCGGGGCGTACACCTTTGGCCAGGAGCGCTACGAGATTTTCCAGGAGTTCGCGCCCGAGTACGACGTGATCTTCGAGTGGCACCGCAACACGGCGCGGTTTTTGGCGAAACGCTATCAGCACATTGTCTGGCTGCCGTACGGCAGCTTTGACGAGATGCGCTACCCGGAGTGCGAGCCGGACGCGCAGGCCGAGCCGGAGTACGACTTCGTGTTCATCGGCGCGCTGGAGGGCGTGGATGGCCGACGGGACGCGCTGCTGGAGGCCATTGCCAAGCGCTGGTCCGTGTATCCGGAGAGCCAGGGCGTGTGGAAGGCCAAGAAGGGCAAGGCCCTGGCCAGCGCACGAATTGCCTTGAACATCCACTTCGACCACGGCGCGACCTTCGAGTCCCCGCGGCTCTTCGAGTACCTGACCAACGGCCGCTTCACCCTCTCGGAAACGGCCGCCGACCCTCACCCGTTCGTGGAGGGCCGGGACTACGCCGCCTTCTTCGCCAACCAGCTGGTGGACAAGGCTGCGTGGTGGCTGAACCACCCCGAGGAGCGCGCCGCCATGGCCGCCCAGGGCCGCGCAACCGCGCAAAAGTACCCAATAGAGGAGGCAGCCCGGACCGTGATCCGGCGTCTGCTGGTGGAGAAGGCGCGGCGGAACGATTTGTAG
- a CDS encoding type II toxin-antitoxin system RelE/ParE family toxin, with amino-acid sequence MNKWFARWARKEKMTDEILTQAAKEVVTGQVEADLGGGLFKKRIARAGQGKRGGYRTLIGYCGKNTNRIIFLHGFAKNEKRNISSKEAVALQIAAQSFFTTTDEQVIQLLQSEGFKEVVLDEQDT; translated from the coding sequence ATGAATAAATGGTTCGCTCGGTGGGCGCGCAAAGAAAAGATGACCGACGAGATTTTAACCCAGGCTGCCAAGGAGGTTGTCACCGGCCAGGTCGAGGCTGATCTCGGCGGCGGTCTGTTCAAGAAAAGAATTGCACGTGCGGGACAGGGAAAGCGTGGGGGATATAGAACTCTTATAGGCTATTGTGGAAAAAATACAAATCGGATAATTTTTCTGCATGGATTTGCAAAAAATGAAAAAAGAAATATTAGCAGCAAGGAAGCAGTAGCCTTGCAGATTGCTGCGCAATCGTTTTTTACAACCACAGATGAACAAGTCATACAGCTTCTTCAAAGTGAGGGCTTTAAGGAGGTCGTCTTAGATGAGCAAGATACTTGA